TCTAACATTATTGGATATTTAACCAATGTTGTTGGTCTTCCCATTTCCATGATATCCTAATACAGATGGTCTTCAATTTATGATGTGTTAATGTCCCCATAAACCACAAGTCAGAAAATCATTAAGTTGAAACTGCATTTAATGTTGGCGACACTGCAGTCAACTTACGATGgtttcatttatgatttttcaactctgtgatgcCATGAAAACAATGTTGATTCAGCAGAAACCGTAACCCCATTAAAAGCCCCTAAGTTGAACCACTGTAAGTCAGGGACTGTGTGCATCTGCAGTTGTAAGTAACAGTTTAGATGCTACCAACAGTTGAAGTTTCAGGTCCATTGCACTCTTGCCAACACGGTATTTTCATAAACACCAGCAAGAAATAGGCTAACTCACTTCTTCAGTACAGATATTTAGACTAAGTGgggttaaaaaaattgtttttgagtaGTCTCTTATCAAGTTCTCTGCAAAGAGTTAGTCCCAAGCAGGAGATGACTTCCACAGCACTGCAGGATTCCTGATGTGCCACTCTGGCCTACTCCTGACCCCTACTGTCTGTTTCTCCTGGGCCCTGATAGCTGGCCAGGAAAATCTGGAGTGTTTCGGGGCAGCAGTCACTATCAACTACATGACTATTTCACAAAGCAAGCCAAAGAACATCTAACAAAACATTAGAAAACAAAAgccagaggccgggtgcggtggctcacgcctgtaatcccagcacttggggaggctgaggcgggcggatcacaaggtcaagagatcaagaccatcctggctaacacagtgcaaccccatctctattaaaaatacaaaaattagctgggcgtggtggcacacgcctgtactcccagctactagggtggctgaggcaggagaatcgcttaaacctggaggtggaggttgcggtgagccaagatcgtgcctctgtactccagcctggtgacagaacaagattccgtctcaaaaagagaaaagatcagCCAGACTAGGCTTAGGATATAAGGTGTTGAGAACCACATAATTACAAGCTCACCAACCTCCATGTTCCTAAGCAGCTTTCCCATGGGTTTTATATTACTTGTTTCCATCTCTAGGACATAAGGAGCTGAACCAATAATTGATGGCCACACTAGGCACTGTGACAGGTTCTCCTAACACTTCAATTGGCACATTGAAATAAATTCTCCCAAGGTAACAAAACTAAGTGGAGCGATGAGAGAGAGTCTGGTCGGTCTAGGCTAGAGCAATGCCCTTTTAAACAACGCCTCACAGCCGAAGGGACCCACACAAAATCTACACTATCAAGTCTTTCTTACAAATGAACTAAATCCTTCAATGAAAAATGGCTAGGTTATCAGAgtatgtattttctaatttttagtatGGGCCCACAGGCATGCCACTTAACGGATTAGAGATTTTGAGACATTTTACCTGAGAGAATTACCAGTGAGCATCATCTATTTGTAGACTGGGTCAAGCTAAGGGTCCTATAAATAGCTAAATACTTACAAACTAAAGCAAAACTAGACAAATTTACACAAAGACAATTATTTAAGACCTTTATTAACAGGTGCTTGCAGTTTGTtgacttttttgaaaaaatcaagttGTAAACttttattacaaattaaaaatgaagttcttAAAAATCTCAACTTGACCAGatatgaaacaatttaaaaacctttaaagGCGTATTGAGAAAAaccaggcttttttaaaaaacacgttTGTTATTACCAAAAAGAGACGTCTttaggtaaaaataataaaaaccccaTGCTGCATAGATAATGCAGATAGTTCTATTTATCTGGTCAACGGGCAAAAAGCAAGCACTTAAGGTCTTCAGCTCCaatcttttgttcatttcttattgctggaatttcatatttcttcttgTTGGATGACtaaactgtaaagaaaaaaataaagatgatcaTGTAGAATTCATGGTGATCTTCATTTAGTGTAGTACATGCTCTAGCTTACATCACTTGTGTATTGGGAGACATTAACAGATCTTTTGCCATCCAGCAAACGGTAAACGCGAAAAAACCAAAAGCACCACTGGTTGAATGCTAATTTTGGAGGGAACGACAATCACATACCTCTCGATATCATGTAAAaagcggaatgaaaaggaatcccTTAATTTTGGAATTAAGGGTAATAAAAACAAGTGAGCTAATAAGCTAAAGTAACAAGAACGTAAATGTATCATGTGGTCTGCcagagaattattattattattaatctacAGGCAGTTTACATAAACCATGATAAACCACGTGTTATTCTCCTAGGAGTTTTTTAGACACAAAGCACTCTCATCTTTTTCCGGGAACAAcataaaccaacaaaaaaacaattagaaatgatTAAAAGATTATATTGATGTTGCCACTTTCTCCAAACAGACTCTATTTGTCACCATCTAGGTTAATTCTAATAGCTATCCCCACTTCCTTTTTGAAATAATGcataaataataatgtaattaaCATATTTCTCAGAATACAGCAAGCAAAACTTTCCTCTGTTTACTACTGAAATCATAAAATTCATTCAGAAAAGTTGATAGAAAGCACTAATAGTTCAAAATACTCATGAAAATACAGGTCTCCAGTGTCAGAATTGAGAACTAGCTGAGGGGTGGCCAAATATGACTTTGATATTCAATATtcctaaaatgaaatattaggtAATTAAGAATAGGGCAGAACACATTATAAATAACATGGCTTTCATTATCTGATGGAACTGAGGTTTTTCCACTCTtgcattaataaaatgaaatggtcACCACTCACGACTGCCATAAATGGATGGCCATCCAAGCTTGCTTACCCGGATGATGGTAGAGATGGTAAGCCGGCATTTACTCAGCCCCGCCCTGCTCAGCCTCGGGAGCGGACGAATTCTCAGCTGGTGGATCGGCTGCTTTTGTCTCTTTGCCATCTTGTGGTTTAGGGTTTTCTGGGCGTCTGCGTCGGTAATTGAAGTTGCGGCGGTACCGACGTTGAGGTGGCTGCTGACCTTGGGTCTCATCTCCttgattttctttatcttcttcatTGCCGTCCTCTCTAGGCTGTCTTTGGCGAGGAGGGCCCCTGCAATGAACGGTGTCAAACTTAAGAATGATAAAACCTTCTCTCTTCAACACACCCACCAGTGTAACCAGTTGGTTCACAACTAACTCACCATGTCTGGCCCATTCTGTATCAAGTGGTTTGTAAGCAATTTGTGTAAAGAGATGGATTTTTTTGCGGGGCGAGGGGTGGGGGTGCGGAGTAGGggaagagtcttgctttgttgcccaggctaaagtgccatggcatgatgacagctcactgtggcctcaatctctcaggctcaagtgatcttcccacctcagactcctgagtaactgggactataggcaagccCCCCACGTCTCATTAATGTCTGATTTTTAGTAGCgatgtcttgctatgtttcccaggctggtcttgaattcctgacctcaagctatcctccctccttggcctcccacagagtgctgggattacaggcttgagtcttTTAATCACCAAGATAAAGATACTAAATTTCGGGATTTTCTTTCCCCCAGTGCTCAGAAATGATGGATTCCTGGCCTTTCCTCCACCCATACCCTGAGCACTCCAGAAAGCCCCAGGCCTTTAGTATCTATGAGTCATCATGGGAATAAATTCACATTTACCTTTGTACATTCTAAAACTCTTTCCCCACATCTTTTGGAACTCATGATGAATCTTCAACAAAATTGTTCTGACTTTTCTTTGCAACCCTACAGTGGTGACTGTTCTAACCTTACTGTGGCTTCTAAATCAACTCTCCCAGTTTCTAAAAACTAGGCTTTCCATCTTATTTTGGATTCTGCTCCATTTACTATCTTTTTCTTACTGCAGTTATTACTAAGGTTCGAGTGTAACAGCTTCTAATAACCTGGGCTTTCAGACTGACCTCCCAGTCCAGCTGTTTTCTACCTGGGTTTTTTCAATTATACCACTCAACTTTCCAATTATGTAccttcctatttttttctaggtAATTCCTTATCGTTTTCTCATTCTTAATCTAGGACCTGTAATATGGCGATTCTATCACCTATTCATCTCACTCcaaggttgggcacagtggctcacacctgtaatcctagcacttggggaggatcacttgagggcaggagctcAAGACTGCTTGAGTAACACAGTGCAACACCATCTCTacgaaacaattaaaaaaaaaaaaaaatcctcattttcCCCTTTTCTCCCCTCTTTATCCAAGTATAAAGTCTACCATTAATCATATGACCAATCCCTACCCCAGTGTCTTCATCTGGATAAACCAGATCTGGATAAATCAAACCAAATCTGGATAAATCCAACTCTGCCCAAACTGAGCCCGATGCCCAAATGGCTAGAAACATAGAGCCAAGCTGGGTGAACTCACTTCTAATTTATGATCGTTATCCTATTACTTATAAATTTACCATCTCTATTTTCTCTTCTAGAGGGTTCTTTGCCCCAAACTTTTCAAACTTCCTCTTACTTTTGTCTCAATTGAGCAACTAAAGGCTTCCATGTCTTCCCATTAACACATGCGTGCCCATGTATTCTTGTTTCTTACACAGGAAAACATCAGGTTCCTAACAAAAGGTCAACATTTTCACCTGTGGGCAAAACCCTACCTTCTCTGAGGAAGTAAACAGTTCCAGCAGTCACTTTCCTGCCATCAACTGTTATCCTGGATTGCATTTCAGCCTATAAATGTTATTTCTCAACAAAAAACCTCCCTTTTtgactccccattttccccttaCTACTACCTATTTGTCTCCTTTTCAGCAACACTTGTACTATACTCTGTCTTAAGATTTCCCTTTCAATTTGCTCTTGAACCCACACCAGTCAGGATTTCACCACACCATTCCATGCATTAGGGGCAGCATGTTTCATTTACTCTCATTTGAACAAAAGATTCCTGCACAGTTTGGAAAGTCTAGCATTCAATGATAACTTCAAAGCAATTATATGTTACTTCTGCAACTATCTGGCAGGATTGAGCATTCTAAACATTGAAACACGTAGACATTAAGTCTAACTTAAACCAAAAGGCAAAAACCTCTGCACTGGAGGGGTAACAATGGACAAAGATACCTTTCTAAGAGACAAATCAACCGCAAGCTTCTTGTTTGTCAATATAAAGACAAACAATTTACTCAACGGTGAACTGAAGCACTGAATACAAACACAAAATTATGCTATTTTTAAGGACATCAATCAAACTAGGCAGAACATTTAAGCTCTTCAGTGTAACAAAAAGGTAAACCAAAGATTCTGCTGCTGGAACCCATGGACTTACTAGATGGACTGCCATGAGAGCCTATTTTAGAcctactctgaaaaataaaaacccatctaTCTTCAACATCCAGCATCTGGCTAACACAATCTCCTGGTAGAAAACTGAATCAGAGATCTTCAATTGTGGTAGTGATCAGTTAGGACCTCAGCTCTTTTAACTGAAAACTCAGGACGAGACATATATTAATACAAGAAATATGATGACATCAGCTGCTCTTGCAAAACTCTCAATGTACATGTGctgataaatatatgtaatacaaCCTCGACTAGATTCCCTAGTTCCTAAAACTTCACTAAGTGCTCCAACTttggtaaaatttaaaaacctatatACAGAAACCCCCTCTTATAGACTCAtagtatattttggatatgttgGATACTTCTAGAATAATAAACTTGACACTTAAAAATTTGGGGATTTAAAAGTTGCGATTTAAGTGATCAGTTAAGATGCGTTATTACTGTATTGGTTTGATTCTTCAGAGGTACCTGTCAGCTTTTGGGGATCACCTATGAAAACTCAATGCTTTGATATCAAACCCTTAGAGAAACAACTATTAGATCATTCTATCCTACCACCGTGGGACTGAGAACACTGCCTCAAAGTATACTACAGCATGGACTAAAATATGCTTGGGCTCATGGAATTTTTCCTCGATTACTCTAATAATGACATCTACTAATAAGATTTCTAATACCCACTCATGTAGATAGTTGTCTAACGACAGACTggactcccccaccccccaagaaTGTAAATTCTTGGTGGAGCAATTTCATTTTGCAACTTTGAGCTGACAACCCCCAACTCCAAAAAGAAAGGGGGTACATACCTAAACTGAGAAGTGTTTAGTGGAAGATAATGTATGCCATTTCAACTGATAACACTGTTGATTCTTCACTAATGCCATGGTACAATTCAGATACTCCTaatgctttcctttctccctAGCAAGGAGGCAGGTTTAAAAGGTGtggtttaaaatattatcttaccTGTTCAAGgacagaaaatttgaaattccATACCCTcatcattttctaaaaaaatttatgtataaaGCAGACCTCATCTATACAAGCTGTTTTTAATAGGTTCACCTCTTAGGCATCTGATGAAAGAAAACGAAGCGTTAACAGAAAAATGAGTCAAACAGTCTGCAGGAGAGGCGTGATATTGCTGAGTCCTAACACAGGTTTGAGGAAATTTTAATAGAAACATGTTTACGTGGACCATACCTGCGGAATCGTGGTCTATATCCCCGATACATATTCTGCCTCACTGGTCTACCTTGTTCTCCTGCACCCTGGTTGTCAGCACCCTGAAAAAGACAATGGAAATTAAGCCTACTGGGTCAGTAACATAATAAAAAACCCAACCAGATAAATCCaagagttaaaaaacaaacaaacaaacaaaaccgacCATCTAGTAATTGT
This portion of the Pongo abelii isolate AG06213 chromosome 1, NHGRI_mPonAbe1-v2.0_pri, whole genome shotgun sequence genome encodes:
- the YBX1 gene encoding Y-box-binding protein 1 isoform X2 yields the protein MRRPYGRRPQYSNPPVQGEVMEGADNQGAGEQGRPVRQNMYRGYRPRFRRGPPRQRQPREDGNEEDKENQGDETQGQQPPQRRYRRNFNYRRRRPENPKPQDGKETKAADPPAENSSAPEAEQGGAE